In the Diospyros lotus cultivar Yz01 chromosome 13, ASM1463336v1, whole genome shotgun sequence genome, atttcgaggcatgatttatagcatcgaaataaatgagatcgggaacaattttcggtacagttaaaatacaactgccaattaggctaCAATACCGAATTATTATAAACGACTTTCGGGAAATCAATGGaaacttgagggggcttcgatttttcataaaaaataacccttcagtggtttcaggaagaaacaaagaggtttTAGGCCAAAACAAGGGTTcgagcctaagtgcagttttctgaaattgtcagagggaggtcaaaacaatGATTTCTTGGAATTCTCGGGGGTCAAATttatgttttaggacttgagggtcttgaaagaaattatcaaaagtaGAGGGGTTTGGTGAAAGAGGGTCAAAATGAGAAAACCAAAATCAGtggggtaaaagtgcaaaaacTCAAAGATTGCAGCATGGCCAATTCTAACCAGCACATGGCCGGTCGGCTATGGCGATTTCGGCCACAGGGATGGAACAAGGGTTGCTTAGGGATCACGTGGGTGTGATCATCAGCCGACAAGGGCCATTGTGGTGGccagaatttgaagaaaaagcgGTCGAAAGTTGGCCAAAGTGGTGCACGCCTGCAAATCGCTTTTTGTGGTCAGCTTGGGTCGGTTCCAGTTCAATCCAGGGGCGAGTGAAGCTCTAAAGCTCATGGGTTGGTCGACCAAGGGCCTTTAGGCGTTCGgtattgcctataaatagacattGAGGGAGGCTAAAAATTGGATAACTTTGAGCTTCAAATTGGCCGTCCAttataaggggcttttgaagcccatgaggtgTAGAATCTATCTGAAAAATTTGGAGCGTTTTGGTGCACATTTGATGGTTGTTCGAGGGTCGTCAGCAAAGGAATGACGGTCCGCCTGACCGAGCATTCAAATGATTGGTTGGCCGTGCTCCAATGCTCTTTTCAGGCCGTGGGTTATGCCATATGGATTGATTGAGGAAGGAGAATCAGAAGGTGGAGTCAGCCCAGATTGCCGACACGACCGTCACTAGAGAAGACGACTGGCGCATGCCGGTCACGCCCTGCATCTCATGCACGCCTAGTCGCCCTAGCGCGTGCGAGCACGTGGGGCTTggtaaaattctgaaaaaaaatgttagaaattccataaaattattttatggaggttCGTGCAAAAATATCTGGGTTTGGGATTCCCAATGTCTcaattttagcatcaaagaacctcattttgcgtgaaaaAACACCATCCGaataagtccagtattttttccttgaagttcatagcctatgatgaattgttgtggaattagatttgagaaaaaaatctcgatggtatttattgagatttttagaaggaaaaatgagagaaaatgaaagaaaaaaggaaataaatggaatattgagatatttaataattaaatatcattttttttgaTTGAGATGATCGAGATGATCGAGAttatgtgattggtgcaacttttgagagttggcacaagaatcgaggttgggcacgcatatcgaggtgatGCGTGCTTTTCaaggtgtcttgatctttggaCAAAGAtgagtaattttatcctaaatatgcttttgtgagtggttttctcacaagaacttatattcatgatatgtttgttatacatgcatgttgttatgaatacaatattcattttgttatattgcatggaaagtagCGAAGTTACATAACATGatgttattgtcatattgatatttgtgcatgggaatagGATGTcacccccagagtgtagccgtaattctcctagggcaatgatggaataatgttaagtttatcctgcagaggttcgggatttgcctaggattctgtgccgggctggtgggtctgggaagttacattaagggaaCATGTTGATCATATTATgtatcatgcattcgtatatatatatatatatatattttggaccctcactagaagtttcatcttctaatgggttatgaccctagaacattcaacgtttcaGTTTAGACTTGCAACTTAGGCAAAAAAtaggttgagatgagacggcacgtgatggcatGGCCAATGGACTCAGCGAGCTgattcggatatgttttagcttatgctttattgatgattagtcttgttagaatgtttatggaatctccatgtattttatatttgagaatatgatgtaatatatggtacggattctttatgatataatataaggtgaattcagatatgtaccatattaggtttcgattatcgcttccatatattgtgaatgatttgctaGGGGTTTCGTTTGGAATTCAATACTTAAGGTTTAAATtgtgtaccgagaaagaaagaaaaattaagttatgtatattttgggccccagcatagtgacataCTCGATAAGAGAAAAACAGGGTGTTACAgaatcgactatagggaatgccctgaagccgagatgccaaagaaaaatgatgtggcattaacgagcatcccgagataggatttatggtatctaaagaaatcgaatcgggaacgatttttAGTACTGCTAAAATGtaactgccatttaggctgcaaaatcgaatcattgAAGGCGACTTTCaggaagtcaacgaaagcttAACGGGGTTTCAATTTTTCTTAAGGAATAATCCTTTAGCGGTTTTgggaagaaacgaaagggtttaggagcaaaacgaagattcgaacctaagtacaattttttgaaattgctagagggaggtcaaaacgatgtttttttttttcagaatcttcaggggtcaaatagatgttttaggacttgaagGTCTTAAATGCAATCATGGAAAGTTCAGGAGCTAAgtgaaaagggccaaaaaggTAAAAGCCAAAAGTTAAGGGGCCAAAGAGCAAAAAGCCAAAAGTTTGGCCaatgaccagcacatggccggTTGGCCACGGTCGATTTTGGCCACAGGGTTGCACGAGAGATGGTCgggggagcatcttttgtaaaggcATGGGCCGACAAGGGCCACTAGGTTGGccgaaaaagcaagaaaaagcgATCGAAAGTGGTCTCGTGATCGAGTGCCTACAAATTGCTTTTTGTGGTCGGTAAGGGCTCGTTCCAGGGCCATATGAGGGAGGTAGAAGCTCTTAAGGCCTTGGTTAGCCGAGCAAGGGCGTTTGAGGGTTCGgattcgcctataaataggtgtccaTGAAGGCCAAAAATGGGAGGACTTGAAGCTTCAAGTTGGCCACGAAATCAAATGAATTAAGGTTCcaaaataaagggcttttgttacCCATAGCTTGAGGAGCAATTCTAGAAAGTTTGTAGAGTTTTGGTTTATGTTTGGTAGAGTTTCGAGCTTCGCCGGAGAAGGACACGATGTGCCTAGGCCGAGACTTCAAGAGGCTAGTCGGAGGCCTTCCGGTGCTCCTTTCGGGGGCAAACTTGGCCATATGGATCGACTCAAAGAGGGCTAAAAGATGGCATCAGAATCTCCAATCTTCGGTGTGCTATGGCCGGGGAGATGATCGGTGCATAGCCTGCACGCGCTGGTAATCACGCGCAAACCACGCGCCAGCGCGTGAGGGCTtggaaaaatgtgaaaaaatgtccgaaaatggagaaaaatatgtTACGAGGGTTTGTGTAAAAACTTTTGGTGTTTGCCATCCCAATGTCTCGATTTTTGCACCAAATAGCCTCGTTCTACATGAAAACGCAGCATCTGAgtaagttcagtaatttttctttgaagttcatatgatattatgaatttttgtggaaattgatttgagaaaatagtctcaatggtatttatttggatttttagaaggcaaaatggaagaaaatgaaggaaaataggaagaaaatagaatattgagatatttagtgattaaatatgccTTTTATGAATTATGTGCTCGAGGAAAaatgattggtgcaactttcgagagttggcacgaaaatcaaggtcaggcacgaatatcgaggcgatgcacacTTTTCGAGAAATTCGAGTTTATCTCTAAAGATGAGTTATCCTatctatatgatatgattgtttattatgcatgatatttatgaaagatatgattgcttatatatgcatgatatttatgaaagatatgattcattttgtcatattacatggaaagtcgtgatatttgcatggcacgatattattatcatattgatatttatgcatgggaatgggatgtcaccctaagagtgtagccgtaattccccgagagtaattgatggaataacgttagaaTTATCTTGCCGAATGTGCCAAGATTTTGCCTAGAATTCCGTGCCGAgctgggcctgggaagttacactaTGGCAATGTTTGTTCATTTAtttgcatcatacattcatgtatcatgtttttaaactctcactagaagattcatcttctaatcgggttatgcccctagaacattcaaacgttccagttatgacttgcagatatggcaaggagatgattgagacGTAACGACACGTGATGATATGGTTGATGGGTTTGGCGAGTTGTCCCAGTATTTGTTTCTTcatgaggattcaggatatattattatattaatgatcttgtataattgttatggtttaatgtatttttgaggtatcATTAAGTTGTATCTTTTAAGGTATTtaattgttatctcttgatgatgagtctctatgtaattaagtatttgaagatgtaatggtatagattcttattttattattaaagtaGATTTCGATtctgtaccatatcaggtttcgattttagcttccgcatttatgatgattacctgttttagctttttgatttttattttggtatgctgagaaggtagatcGGGATTatcgggaaatgatttatattgagtttatgaagaaaaatatatatatatattcccgaaattctTAAGTTATTTAACACTCTTGAAAAAGGCGGGGCGTTACAGCTATGATGGTCCAGGACCAGACGCTATTGAGGCAAATAGGTAAGATGTCTATCTCTAGTCCTGAAGAGAGGCTTATCGTGTATTATACCTATATAAGGGTGTAGTCTAAATTGATTGAGCAGATTTGAGCTCAGCAGCCCCATGATGTGAAATTGGCCCAGATTTTGGAAGATGTGGAAAAGTTTTCCTCAGTGGGATTCAGTCAGAAGGGTGATGACATGTTGGTATTTCAGGGGCGGATTTGTTTTCTCGATGATGCAGAGATTAGGaatggaatttttttaaaaactcacAAGTCCCGTTACACTATTCAATCTCAGGCAACAGTTTTGGTGGGATAGCTTGAAAAGAGATGTGGCAAGGTATGTTTCGTAGTGTGCGGTGTGTCAGCAAATTAAGGCGGAACATAAAAAATCAGCCAATCTCTTACAGTTGTTACCTATTtcggagtggaagtgggataatatATCCATAGACTTTGTGATAGGTTTGCCTAGGACGATAAAAGGGCATGCCACTATATGGGTGATAGTTAACAGGCTGATTAAATCAGCCTACTTCTTGTCGATAAAGAAGACTTACCCTCTGAACCGTTTGGTGAAGATATACATTGAAGAGATCGTGAGACTACATGGCATTTCGTCCAATATTATGTCAGATCGTGATCCTCGTTTCACTTCGCATTTTTGGGAGGCTCTACATGGTGCCTTAGGGACGAAGTTGAGATTCAGTACTACCCTTCATCTGCAAACTGATGGGAAGACACAGAGGACGATCCAAACACTGGAAGATATGCTTAGGGCAAGCATATTGGATTTCCTTGGTAGTTGGGACAATCATTTACCGTTGGTGGAATTCGCCTACAATAATAGTCATCACGCGAGTATTGGGATATCACCTTATGAGACATTGTATGGTAGGTCGTGTAGGTCACCTATTCGTTAGGAGGATGTTGGAGATAGAGCATAGTTGGGACCCGAGATCATTATATAAATGACAGAAAAGATCCTAACCATTAGGGCCTGAATGAATGAAGCCCACGATAGGTAGAAGAGTCACGCGAACAGGAGACAACGTGACTTGAAATTTGATATGGGCGATCATGTATGGTTGAGGGTGACACCTATAAAGGGTGTGCGCAAATTTGGGGTGTCTGGCAAGCTCAATCCTCGCTATGTTGATTCTTTTGAGATTTTAGAGCGGGTTGAATCTTTGGCCTATAGGTTGGCCTTACCCCTTCAGTTGGCGGGCCTGCATAATATGTTTCATGTATCTATGTTAAGGAAGTACGTGCTAGACTCCCAGCACATTATTGACTATCAAACCATAGAGGTCAGAGAAGATGCTTTTTATGAGAAAATGCCATTGGTTTATTGGagcaaaatgagaaaatattgaGAAACAAGACGATTTTGTTTGTGTATGTCCAATGGCAACATCACTCTCCAAAccaggctacttgggagctcgAGAATGAGATGAGGTATCTCTTTCTCCAGTTGTTTGTATGACCAAGCATGAATTTGAGGGACCAAATTATTTGAAGGGAAGGGGGAAAAACTGTAACGATCTGTTATTAAGTCTATGTCAtgattaatgtttttattttattttagtgtatagatatatatatatatatgtgtgtgtgttggtttataaaaaaatttaaagattaaaaatttaataaaatgagtTGAGTTTATTGAATATGGATGGGCTAATGTGAAAAGCACAAAGATATCGGAtggctaaaattttaaataaaaacccattttaaatgaatttggcCTAAACTATGTGTGGgttgtatatttaaaatgaaatgggttgggcaagttggaaaataaattttttgggtCTTAGGTGAGTTGGGCCTAATTATGTGATTTTGATTAATGGGTTGGGTTTGAGTCCATTTGCAATATGGTGAGATAAGTttaaatagaaatataattaattgtgaAATGTCCAAAATGGGCATAATAATAATTGTGGTTGTGTGCAAGTGAAGGGTAAAATGGTACTATGGCAAAAGACGTGTGGCTCTctcttttcccattttcctctcttttgtctctcaattattcttcttctctcttttttccctCTACCAACAAgtcttcttccctttcttcttggttttcttcttcatcttctttgtttcttcttcttctccatttttcatcttcatcatctcatgacttgaagcttcaaggtggATTTTTTAGATTTGAGGGAAGGCTTCTTTTCCCTAGTTTCTCTTCATCAAAGGAAAGACCAGTTCTCCTTGCATCCGTTCTTGATATACAAGTTCTCTTCActtctcttctattttcttctccatttatgTGCAAGTTCGTTTCTTCACTTGATGTTATGCAAGTTCTTTTTACATCTCCTTTTGTTATGCAAGTTCCAtgcttttcatttctttcatttcaaagtTATTAAATTTTCGACTAAATTGCGTAGCTTGTATTCTTTTGGCTAATAAGAGTTGAAATACTTCATAGATTACTTATACCAAATGACCTATCAAGATCTAAAAATGTTTTTGGATAAGATTCTCAAATAAACAAAGTAAATTTTATGGACctctagaaatatttttaaaccacaTAAGACCTTCTCCAAAATGACTATCTCTCAcccaaattaaaagaaaatttaaaatttagatgtAATTTACCCTAATATACATTATCATCCTACAGTATTGCATCGTAATaatgagaaataaaatttaattttaaattttaagggaaaaggtattttaaaaataaaaaacatataatttaaaaataataaaataaaatagcttGGTCAGTTACCCTTCTGAGaatttaaaaagtatatttatttcaacctacttttgtatttttaataattttaaaattaatataaatattttctatgtattaaaaattaatgtaatctAAAACTTGAATTCTAAAATCAATTATTtggaatttcattttttttttgaaaaacaaaaaagaaatccaAATTCCAAATTCTTTGATTAGGatacattttattaaaaacGTTTGTATTAGGGTTTAAATCCAAGAATTCAAATcctaaataagatttttttttatttaagactTTATTTGGTAATTTCTTAGGGGGATGTAgaaattttttccttattttaatttttttaccttattttaattttataatcaatttttaattttttcaataatataccGAACTTTAAAAAATTTCCCTCCATGAAGATATAAACCTTAGGTACGTATAGACCTATGTTATGTAAAAATTGGTTTACATAAGTTCATATAAGATTAATACtaaatattataacaaatttcaaatatatttctataatttaaaaagaaaaaaaagtagtaGTTCAAAAATAGTGATAGGTACACAAATTGTAACATAGACTTGAAAAGGGTTATATTTCAAGGAAAAGGGTCATTTCCTTGAAAATAGTATTGGTTAAAGtggcatttgttaaaataacaaaagacaaggttatattaatataaggttgaaatgatttttgaatTAACATATGAAAAGTCAAGATAGAGTTAGAAaacattctcatatttttatcaaattatttattaaattttttagaatacacTAAAGGACACATATGTCATTTTTTCCTATCtataaaaatcaagataaatttataaatttatctgtaaaaactcaaataagaaatcacgtgacttctttttcaacgGTCACTAGATAAATTTAATGAACACAATAGAAAAGTACTGtttatcttaaatatttttcatatcctacttttttttatctatatattagtaaataaataCTATCTAACAATAAAGACTAAGTATAAAGTTGTGATTAACACTGTCCCTTAATAGGACACTGAATATCACTATGATATCAAACAATACTAACATGCTATCAACACATAAGCAATGCTAACctattaaaatgacaaaatgtGTAACGAAAATATCCCATGTATTAACAACAATAAATCAAAAGGAAATACAAAATTTGAATACaggcattttaaattaataagtaATGATTGGTACAtttgtattcaaataaataactaaacaaTATCAATGCTCTATCAAGCCACCCTGTCCTATCACAAATACTGCAAATATATGAGCTTGAACCTACAAATATGGAAGGAAAGATCATTAGAGCTTGAACCTACAAATAGATGAGCTTGGGATCACCCCAATTTCAATAAATCAAACTAATAAAACCTAAATACGAACAATACTACTCTAAGCTGGCAAGAGCAAGGGACCAAGGTCGGGCCAACTGATATGGGACTTTGGAGacgaaggaaaaatggaaaaaaatggtaaacatgtcttttatatgattttagACGTGCTAGAAAAGTTCCATAGCAAGGAAAGATCATTGGAGGGTGCTGTCCAATGGAAGGGCTAATTGGCACAAAAAGGGACTTAAAAGCACTTACGGCTCATGAACATGGAAAGAAAGGTCTTTGGAGGGCCAAAACCTTTCCTGAAAAATCCAGAGAAATAGGAAACATATCCCAAAGACAAGGGAGCTTGAACAAGTAATACATAACCCCAAAACAACAAACCATAACCCATTGAGTAGGGTCCattacataaattctaacaCACCAATCAATCATAACTTCTCTTATGTCTTTCCACGTAACTTTTTTCACTTCATCTACTATTCTCACAGGCGAGTCCGCGAGTGCTTGTCTAAGGTCTCCAAATGTCTAGACTATGTTAAACATGGCTTCtgtatcttattttcaataggaATCACTTTGATCTTATCACACATAACCTCATTTTTAGCATTATTAGATAGATATACAATGTTTATGTGATGGGTGAGGGTTGAAAATTCAAGCTTACCTAGGTGATCCCGGCATTGTTGATATATAATTCTGGGATATGAGCTACCATATTTGAAACTCTGCCTATTTCTGGGTGTAGTCTACGGGCCAGCCTGCTGCACTCTTTAACCCTCAGTACTTTCAGTGCCCGGAGGTGTTGGAATCCCTCTGGCAATGCTGACACTTCCGGGCATCCAAAAATCTCGAGTTTTTGAAGCGATGCTGAGAATTGCAGCCACTCTGGGAGTTCCCCGAGGCTGGGGCAGTATGCAATCCTTAGGTAATTTACACTCGTAGCTGTGCCACGCAGCCAATGGGGCCAATTCACAAAGTTTGGTAATTCTGCAAAAACCATTTTCCTGATGCCAAGGTTTCCAAATGTAGTGATACTCCCCACATCCAAGTTGAGCTTTTCACAGTCATTGATCATCAGGTTCTCTAACTTGGCAAGACTTGCTATGCATTTTGGAAGAGATGCTAATCTCGGGCATCTGCTGATAGCTAATGTCCGAAGAGCTCTGAGGCACTGAATTTCTTCTGGCAAACAAACAAGGTTGGCACAACCGGTGATCCACAGAGACTGAAGAGAGGTCAAGCATCCGATTGCTTTCTCAGGGAAAGATTCCTGTTGTGTGGTTACATAGAGATGTCTAAGGCCAATCAAGTTCCCTATATTTTTAGGCAACCTCTTCAACTCCTTACAATCTGAGATCCTTAGAGTCTGCAGATTCAGCAGCTTGCAAATGGAAGCAGGGAGTTTTTTGATGCTACAGTTCCAACTGAGGTCAAGAAACCTCAAATGTTTCAAGTAACCAATAGATTTCGGTAAGACTTCAAAACATGAATCCTCCAAATCGATCACTCGCAAGTACAGGAAAGTTGAGATGCATTCATCAACAAAACGATCATGAGTGGATCTTATCCCATCCCGTGGAAAGAAAATGGTCCGCAGCTTCTGAAGTTTGAGGAGGGATTTTTCTACTCCCTGTCCTGACAAATCACAACCCAGTAAGGAAACATGCCGAACCATATTAGAAACATCTCCCGCATGGGATTTCTTCTTTAGGCATTCTGTTTGTGCTACAGACTGTGCAAGATCATGTACAAGATCATGCATTCTAAAGGTTACAGACAAGGGGCCATTCTCTTCAACCTCTTGAAAGAGTGATCTTGAACACAACTCATCAAAATACTGATCCCCGATTTCTTCGGGCTCTAGATTTTGGCCAGGACTTGACCAAATCAGCCCTTGTGCCATCCACAGCTCAATTAAATTATCCTTGTAAATGTATTGCCCcatttgaaaaattgaacagTATGCAAAACATGGTTTCAGGTAAGATGGTAAGTGATCATAACTCAATTTCAGAGCAGGCATGATATCATTTTGCCCCTGACCTTGTAACCTCCATATTTCACTATCTCTCACACGTTGCCAATCACGTTCGTCTGTTTTTTTTGTACAGCAGGCTTCCTAGAGTCCTTGCAGCTAATGGAACGCCCTTACATCTCACTGCAATTTGCTCTCCGATGTCGAGGAGGTTCTGATGCCTACTCTGATCTTCTCCTTCTGGAAAAGCCCATTTCAGAATCAAAGAGAAGCACTCTCTCGAAGCAAGTCCATCAAGTTTATAATGATGATCGCTGCCCACAATGGAAACAACTGCATTAGACCTAGTGGTGACAATGACTTTGCTTCCTCTGCGACCACCCATGAGGAGAGATTTCAGTTCCCTTCATTTTACAAGGTCGATGTCCCACATATCATCCAAGACGAGTAAAAATTTCTTATCGGCCAAACAACCCCGAAGCCTATGCTGCAAGTGATCACTGTCTAGCTCAGCACAGGGCGAAGTCGTTGCAGATGCAATGATCTTTCTCATCAGCACATTCATATCAAAATCCTGAGAAACACCGACCCACATCTTCAGCTCAAAATGCCTATCAACCGGCTCATTATTGTACACTAAGCTTGCCAATGTTGTCTTCCCCAAGCCCCCAATTCCCACAATGGGAATTACAGAAACATTTTCGCTAGCATCATTCAACCTCTCAACAATGGCTTCTtcatcccttcttcttcctatcACATCGACTCTACGAACAAAAGAATGGCTCGTCTCCCTCTGTATACGCACATTGCGCGGATCCGAAGACCTCTCAGAAAGCCTAAAATTGTTTTTCAGACCATCAATTGAATGTAACCTGTCTCTCATTTCCTTGATCCTTCTAACAACTGAAAGGCGGAAAGTAATTGAACTATGGCTCGTAAGATAGTTCCGTACCTTTCCCCTAACCTGGTTCTTGAGAGCTTTAAATTTGACCTCATCCAGAAGATCATCGGCGTCGGCGAAAGCATCCTTGACTCGGGCGAGCCATTTGGGAAGCTCGTCGTTCATTGACTGGTTCTCCTCTGCGTCCAATAGGACTAGTTTGATTGACGACAAAGTGGTTTCAAGCTTCTGGAGCTCGGTATCTGCTCCGTTTGCCAGGAAGAGTACTTCGTCTAGAAGTCCTTCTATCTAGCTTGTA is a window encoding:
- the LOC127788348 gene encoding putative disease resistance protein RGA3 isoform X1, with translation MNDELPKWLARVKDAFADADDLLDEVKFKALKNQVRGKVRNYLTSHSSITFRLSVVRRIKEMRDRLHSIDGLKNNFRLSERSSDPRNVRIQRETSHSFVRRVDVIGRRRDEEAIVERLNDASENVSVIPIVGIGGLGKTTLASLVYNNEPVDRHFELKMWVGVSQDFDMNVLMRKIIASATTSPCAELDSDHLQHRLRGCLADKKFLLVLDDMWDIDLVK
- the LOC127788348 gene encoding disease resistance protein RGA2-like isoform X2; protein product: MLSPTPMIFWMRSNLKLSRTRLGERLSERSSDPRNVRIQRETSHSFVRRVDVIGRRRDEEAIVERLNDASENVSVIPIVGIGGLGKTTLASLVYNNEPVDRHFELKMWVGVSQDFDMNVLMRKIIASATTSPCAELDSDHLQHRLRGCLADKKFLLVLDDMWDIDLVK